A genomic segment from Dethiobacter alkaliphilus AHT 1 encodes:
- a CDS encoding ABC transporter ATP-binding protein, translating to MYDIELKGITKTYAGSSEAAVKNLTLSLERGSIVTLLGPSGCGKSTTLRLIAGFEQAEEGKIVLAGKTVSDGGCWTPPEKRGVGMVFQDYALFPHLTVFENVGFGYKEKDRNERIKEVLELVSLQGFEKRYPNELSGGQQQRVALARALTRRPVVVLLDEPFSNLDADLRVQMRMDVRRIIKEAGATAVFVSHDQKDALAISDRVVVMKDGEIQQDGTPREIYQFPENVFVATFVGQTNIMEGVIGKDGHSVDTPLGNIPCRHTHDLTPGTEVHISVRAESLEMCKDGPLEGRVMNTVYTGSTIDSYIEVLLPDGKTYNLLVHFHPEIKIKAGDTARFKVLPDFVAVIRH from the coding sequence ATGTATGATATAGAGTTAAAAGGAATAACAAAAACTTATGCCGGTTCCTCCGAGGCCGCTGTTAAGAACCTCACCCTGAGTTTAGAAAGAGGCTCAATTGTTACCCTGCTTGGCCCCAGCGGCTGCGGCAAGTCAACAACTCTGCGTTTAATAGCCGGTTTTGAACAGGCGGAGGAAGGAAAAATAGTACTGGCCGGAAAGACTGTAAGTGATGGGGGCTGCTGGACTCCTCCTGAGAAGAGGGGAGTAGGGATGGTTTTCCAGGACTATGCGCTGTTTCCCCACCTTACTGTTTTTGAGAATGTGGGTTTTGGTTATAAAGAAAAGGACCGCAACGAGAGAATTAAAGAAGTGCTGGAACTGGTCAGCCTGCAGGGGTTTGAAAAACGCTACCCCAACGAGTTGTCCGGCGGCCAGCAGCAAAGGGTTGCCCTGGCCCGGGCCCTGACCCGCAGGCCCGTTGTGGTGCTCTTAGACGAGCCCTTCAGTAACCTGGATGCGGACCTGCGGGTGCAGATGCGTATGGATGTGCGACGCATTATTAAGGAAGCGGGAGCCACCGCAGTGTTTGTTTCCCACGACCAAAAGGATGCACTGGCCATTTCCGACCGGGTGGTGGTGATGAAGGACGGCGAGATTCAGCAGGACGGTACACCCAGGGAAATTTATCAGTTTCCCGAAAATGTCTTTGTGGCCACCTTTGTGGGCCAGACAAACATTATGGAAGGGGTTATCGGTAAAGACGGCCACTCTGTGGATACTCCGCTGGGCAACATCCCCTGCCGCCATACCCACGACCTGACGCCGGGAACTGAGGTGCACATCTCGGTTCGTGCCGAGAGCCTGGAAATGTGTAAAGACGGCCCGCTGGAGGGACGGGTGATGAACACCGTTTATACCGGCAGCACCATTGACTCCTATATTGAAGTACTACTGCCGGACGGTAAAACGTATAATTTATTGGTGCACTTTCATCCAGAAATAAAAATTAAAGCAGGGGACACGGCCCGGTTTAAAGTCCTCCCGGACTTTGTGGCTGTAATCCGGCACTAA
- a CDS encoding extracellular solute-binding protein produces MKKFSVILTGILLAVSILAFSGCGSAEEQLVVYSGRNERFVQELLDKFTEETGIQVVALHGANALQIVEERGNVQADVFISNDLGALGYLDQQGLLQGSEPEGIDTIPAGFRADNNAYFAISVRARGFIYNKDMITEEEMPKSIEDLFDPKWAGVENGYAITRGGNSGMIGHVSALRYQWGDEKTADWIAAIRENAGGIFEGHGDIRRAVGAGEHAFGLVNNYYFHQQLLEPTNNNVGFIYIDQGENEMGAVANAAGVGLVNNGPNQENALIFLEWLLEPENQAAFVGESLELLINSEYGAQYPPEVEPYIVDFNDLKMQDMPVKELGNYFEDTRALIETSGLDLDLR; encoded by the coding sequence ATGAAAAAGTTTTCCGTTATACTTACAGGTATTTTATTGGCAGTCAGTATATTGGCATTTTCCGGATGTGGCTCCGCTGAGGAGCAATTGGTGGTCTACTCCGGTCGCAACGAAAGATTTGTTCAGGAACTTCTGGACAAGTTTACTGAAGAAACCGGCATTCAGGTTGTGGCCCTGCACGGCGCAAACGCGCTGCAGATTGTAGAGGAAAGAGGAAATGTCCAGGCCGATGTTTTTATCTCCAATGATCTGGGCGCTTTGGGGTACCTGGATCAGCAGGGTTTGCTGCAAGGATCGGAACCTGAGGGGATAGATACCATACCTGCCGGCTTTCGTGCCGATAATAATGCGTATTTTGCAATTTCGGTCAGGGCTCGCGGCTTTATTTACAACAAGGACATGATCACCGAAGAAGAAATGCCCAAAAGCATTGAAGATTTATTCGATCCCAAGTGGGCTGGAGTGGAAAACGGTTATGCCATTACCCGTGGCGGCAACAGTGGTATGATCGGGCACGTTTCCGCCCTCCGGTACCAGTGGGGTGATGAGAAGACTGCTGATTGGATTGCGGCAATCCGGGAAAATGCCGGAGGTATTTTTGAGGGTCACGGAGATATCCGCAGAGCGGTTGGTGCCGGTGAACATGCTTTTGGCCTGGTTAATAACTATTACTTCCACCAGCAGCTATTGGAGCCCACCAACAATAACGTAGGCTTTATTTATATCGACCAGGGTGAAAATGAAATGGGAGCGGTGGCTAATGCCGCCGGAGTAGGTTTGGTTAACAACGGACCTAATCAGGAAAATGCTCTGATTTTCCTGGAGTGGCTGCTTGAGCCGGAAAATCAGGCGGCTTTTGTGGGAGAATCCCTGGAACTTTTGATAAACTCAGAATACGGTGCCCAGTATCCCCCGGAAGTAGAACCCTATATCGTAGACTTCAATGATTTAAAAATGCAGGATATGCCGGTTAAGGAGTTAGGAAACTACTTCGAAGATACCAGAGCGCTCATTGAAACTTCCGGGTTGGACCTTGACTTACGATAA
- a CDS encoding TRAP transporter permease: MTKDFEKDLDNKLDEKAPDTELPMELAPDTEAESSNQRVVGGIGGKLLFFYAAFVSLFHIYILNFRPMEQLLFRNYHLLLLGILGFAFFPGWAKAKAKIHWSDYLGMAGLIAVSAYLVQNFDRIQFVFGTGRVTTMDMLMSLLGILLVFELARRTSGNSLPILALIFLIYPFVGQYLPGIFETPAYSTERILTYLYTTNGVFSAPLAISSRYIVLFIIFSAFLTVSGVGTYFVEFAFAISGFARGGPAKVAVLSSALMGMMNGTSAGNVVATGSLSIPLMKKVGYTSTFAAATEAVASTGGQIMPPIMGAGVFIMAEITGIAYERIMVAGILPALLYFFSAYMMVDYEAIKLKLHGVPRHLLPSISKTLKRAYLFIPVIVLIYSLLSGYSIIRAGFWGIISSFLVSLIAKETRMGPKQIFEALEKGARGSVQLMSVCAAAGIIMGVIALTGIGARFANVLLAIADTNLLLALFFTMVVCILLGMGMPTTAAYAVAASVMAPGLVSITINHPMFAHIPSDIIRLMPHMFVFYFACVSAITPPVALAAYAGAGISGSDPMRTGVMSFRLGIASYIVPYMFFFAPEILGIGEPAMIALRTTTALLGILALSSMVQSYFFGHLVFIQRILLLGAAFSLVSPNEIFDALGIGLMVLVLLSHKLPFIKERAQEVEEQAAEGA; encoded by the coding sequence ATGACCAAGGACTTCGAGAAAGATCTGGATAATAAACTAGACGAAAAAGCACCAGACACGGAACTTCCCATGGAATTGGCACCGGATACCGAAGCAGAGTCTTCTAATCAGAGGGTAGTTGGAGGGATTGGCGGAAAGCTTCTCTTTTTTTACGCCGCCTTTGTATCTCTGTTTCACATTTATATCCTAAATTTCCGACCCATGGAGCAGCTATTGTTCAGAAACTATCACCTGCTTTTATTGGGTATTCTGGGTTTTGCATTTTTTCCCGGCTGGGCTAAGGCCAAAGCCAAAATCCATTGGTCCGACTATCTGGGGATGGCCGGTCTTATTGCTGTCTCAGCCTATTTAGTTCAAAATTTCGACCGTATTCAGTTTGTCTTTGGAACAGGACGCGTCACAACCATGGATATGTTGATGTCCCTTCTGGGTATTCTCCTGGTTTTTGAGTTGGCACGTCGCACAAGTGGGAATTCGCTGCCTATTCTCGCCTTAATTTTTTTAATTTATCCTTTTGTAGGACAGTATTTGCCGGGTATATTTGAGACGCCGGCGTATTCAACGGAGCGTATCTTAACCTATCTTTACACTACAAATGGTGTTTTTAGCGCTCCTCTGGCCATTTCCTCACGCTATATTGTTTTGTTCATTATCTTTAGTGCGTTCCTGACCGTATCAGGTGTAGGCACTTATTTTGTGGAATTTGCTTTTGCTATCAGTGGTTTTGCCCGTGGCGGTCCGGCTAAAGTTGCCGTTCTGTCCAGTGCCCTGATGGGGATGATGAACGGTACATCCGCCGGAAACGTTGTGGCTACCGGAAGTTTGTCTATTCCACTGATGAAAAAAGTTGGTTATACGTCAACCTTTGCTGCCGCCACCGAGGCTGTGGCCTCCACGGGCGGACAGATTATGCCGCCGATTATGGGAGCCGGTGTGTTTATCATGGCGGAGATCACCGGCATCGCTTATGAACGGATTATGGTGGCCGGTATTTTGCCTGCGCTTCTTTATTTCTTCTCCGCTTATATGATGGTGGATTATGAAGCCATTAAGCTGAAGCTGCATGGTGTGCCCCGTCATCTGCTGCCCAGTATTTCCAAGACGCTTAAAAGGGCATATCTGTTCATTCCTGTAATTGTACTAATCTATTCACTGCTTTCGGGGTACTCCATTATCCGTGCCGGTTTCTGGGGAATTATTTCCAGTTTCCTGGTCAGCCTGATTGCCAAGGAAACCAGAATGGGCCCGAAACAGATCTTTGAAGCATTGGAGAAAGGTGCCCGCGGTTCAGTTCAGCTGATGTCTGTTTGTGCTGCTGCCGGTATTATTATGGGGGTTATCGCTCTCACCGGTATTGGCGCTCGCTTTGCTAACGTATTGCTGGCCATTGCTGATACCAACCTGCTTTTGGCTTTGTTCTTTACCATGGTTGTATGTATCCTGCTGGGGATGGGGATGCCCACCACCGCTGCTTATGCTGTTGCGGCCTCGGTTATGGCTCCCGGCTTGGTTAGCATTACCATTAACCATCCCATGTTTGCCCATATTCCCAGTGATATCATTCGCTTAATGCCGCATATGTTTGTCTTCTACTTTGCCTGTGTGTCGGCGATTACCCCGCCGGTGGCGCTGGCGGCCTACGCCGGGGCGGGTATATCGGGCAGTGATCCCATGCGCACCGGTGTGATGTCATTCAGACTAGGGATTGCCTCCTATATTGTACCCTATATGTTCTTCTTTGCTCCGGAAATCCTGGGGATTGGTGAACCTGCCATGATTGCTCTGCGGACTACCACGGCGCTATTGGGTATTTTGGCCCTATCGTCCATGGTACAGAGCTACTTCTTCGGTCACCTGGTCTTTATCCAGCGAATCCTGCTCCTAGGGGCAGCATTTAGTCTTGTTTCGCCTAACGAGATTTTCGATGCTCTGGGTATCGGCTTGATGGTACTGGTGTTGCTCTCACATAAATTGCCTTTCATTAAAGAAAGGGCACAAGAGGTGGAAGAACAAGCCGCTGAGGGAGCTTAA
- the speE gene encoding polyamine aminopropyltransferase produces the protein MTTPTWKWFIEYTHPTQAHMHGVEQFIYSGKTKYQVVEIIDTDFYGRCLVLDGKIQSSEYDEYIYHETLIHPALTLHPEPKSVMIVGGGEGAVLREILRHPSVERILMVDIDQEVVELCKEYLPEWSQGAFKNPKVEVRFMDARKYLEDTAETFDVIYMDLPEPLDDGPAYLLFTQEFYQVVSKRLTDNGVIALQAGSFNPRLLECHAAVCNTLATAFPVVCSYASFIPSYDATWGFAVAAKSLNPLAISAEEVDKRLSDRKITELKYYDGETHISMFAVPKDVRTAKNEEKRIIADDRPLITY, from the coding sequence TTGACTACTCCAACCTGGAAATGGTTCATTGAGTACACCCATCCAACCCAGGCGCACATGCATGGTGTGGAGCAGTTCATTTACAGCGGAAAGACCAAGTACCAGGTGGTTGAGATTATTGATACCGATTTTTACGGCAGATGCCTGGTGTTAGACGGCAAGATTCAATCATCAGAGTACGATGAATATATCTATCACGAAACCTTAATTCATCCGGCCCTCACTCTCCATCCCGAACCTAAAAGCGTGATGATTGTTGGCGGCGGAGAGGGTGCGGTGCTGCGTGAAATCCTCCGCCATCCCAGTGTGGAGAGAATTTTAATGGTGGATATTGACCAGGAAGTGGTGGAGCTCTGTAAAGAGTATCTGCCTGAGTGGAGCCAGGGAGCTTTTAAGAACCCTAAAGTGGAGGTGCGCTTCATGGATGCCCGCAAGTACCTGGAAGATACCGCTGAAACCTTCGATGTTATCTATATGGACTTGCCGGAACCTTTAGATGACGGCCCGGCATATCTTTTGTTTACCCAAGAGTTTTACCAGGTGGTTTCAAAGCGGCTTACAGATAACGGGGTTATTGCCCTGCAGGCCGGTTCGTTTAATCCCCGTCTTCTGGAGTGCCATGCAGCGGTATGCAATACTTTGGCCACAGCCTTTCCCGTTGTTTGCTCCTACGCTTCCTTTATCCCATCATACGATGCGACCTGGGGTTTTGCTGTGGCGGCAAAAAGCCTGAATCCCCTGGCCATCTCTGCAGAAGAGGTGGACAAGCGTCTCAGTGACAGAAAGATCACAGAACTTAAATACTATGACGGTGAAACACACATTTCCATGTTTGCGGTTCCCAAGGATGTGCGGACTGCAAAAAACGAGGAAAAAAGAATTATCGCCGATGACCGGCCGTTAATTACATACTAA
- the ndk gene encoding nucleoside-diphosphate kinase, with amino-acid sequence MERTYVMVKPDGVQRNLAGEIISRFEKKGFQLVGLKLMQITPELAGKHYGEHEGKPFYGELIDFITSGPVVAMVWQGQNVVSVIRNMMGKTNPAEAAPGTIRGDYAVFMGNNVVHGSDSPESAEREINLFFSPEELVDYKKATDFWLYGK; translated from the coding sequence ATGGAAAGAACATATGTTATGGTTAAACCCGATGGGGTGCAGCGTAATCTGGCTGGTGAAATCATCAGCCGCTTTGAGAAAAAAGGTTTTCAACTGGTAGGCCTGAAACTGATGCAGATTACACCGGAGTTGGCCGGCAAGCATTATGGTGAGCATGAAGGAAAACCCTTCTATGGTGAGCTCATCGACTTTATCACCTCCGGCCCCGTTGTGGCCATGGTCTGGCAGGGCCAAAACGTTGTTTCTGTAATCCGTAATATGATGGGTAAGACCAATCCTGCCGAAGCGGCACCGGGAACCATCCGTGGCGATTATGCCGTATTTATGGGTAACAACGTGGTACACGGCTCCGACTCCCCCGAAAGTGCGGAGCGTGAGATTAACCTGTTCTTCTCCCCCGAAGAGCTGGTGGATTACAAAAAAGCTACAGACTTTTGGCTGTACGGCAAATAG
- a CDS encoding ABC transporter permease — translation MTNNTNSQLNTKQNAEVGEQSSPTLLHFIKRKWLSIWKGNPPGPALLIFGLCVALIMLIPIVYVVWQSVFAGTQRWLRLLDERIPQLMWNTLSLTVAVTFSAVIIGISSAWIVVRTNLPGRRVWRWLLALPLVIPPYVGAVTYIIVLGRSGWARDIWQNTSWLVNLFGDYPLDIFSFWGVFFVLTMFTYPYVFLIAGASLRKMNRNYEDAARALGLSTSEIFRKVNLPLLRPAIGAGAILVALYVLSDFGAVSMLRYVTFTAAIYVQRQGMDTASAAVLSLVLILVTVVILWLESGTTKKNKYYQTSNSYREPAILELGKWKPYALGFVSIIFVISVLLPISVLIYWSNIGIRAGALDGRFLGFVLNSLQVSGIAAAICILFAMPVVYLKSRYPSLISGLIDRFSYAGYALPGVIVALGFIFIFNNHIPVLYRTIYMLALAFVVRFLPQAMQSGEASLSLVSPRIDEAARSLGYPPWKVMLKVILPNMLPGVLAGGALVFVSSLKELPVSLMLRPAGFDTLAVRIYFEAQDGIYHLAAPAALLIILVSIIPLRYMLSKY, via the coding sequence ATGACTAACAATACTAATTCACAATTAAATACCAAACAAAATGCAGAGGTTGGGGAGCAAAGTTCCCCAACCCTTCTCCATTTCATAAAAAGGAAATGGCTGAGTATCTGGAAGGGGAATCCGCCGGGGCCGGCGCTGCTTATATTTGGTTTGTGCGTGGCGCTAATCATGTTAATTCCCATTGTCTATGTGGTTTGGCAATCGGTTTTTGCCGGAACCCAGCGTTGGTTGCGCCTCTTGGATGAGCGCATTCCCCAACTGATGTGGAACACCTTATCCCTGACGGTGGCTGTCACCTTTTCTGCGGTAATCATAGGCATCTCCAGTGCCTGGATTGTGGTCCGCACCAACCTGCCGGGGAGAAGAGTATGGCGCTGGTTGTTGGCACTACCCCTGGTTATACCTCCCTATGTGGGGGCGGTAACATATATTATCGTTTTGGGCCGCAGTGGTTGGGCTAGAGACATCTGGCAAAACACTTCCTGGCTGGTAAATCTCTTTGGCGATTATCCTCTGGATATTTTCTCTTTCTGGGGCGTCTTTTTTGTGCTGACCATGTTTACCTATCCCTATGTATTTTTAATTGCCGGCGCATCCCTGCGTAAAATGAACCGTAACTATGAGGATGCGGCCCGTGCTCTGGGGTTGTCCACTTCTGAAATTTTCCGGAAGGTTAATCTGCCCCTTTTAAGGCCGGCCATCGGTGCAGGTGCTATTTTGGTAGCCCTTTATGTGTTGTCCGACTTTGGTGCGGTTTCCATGCTGCGCTACGTTACCTTCACCGCAGCCATCTATGTTCAGAGACAAGGGATGGATACCGCTTCGGCAGCGGTCTTGAGTCTGGTGCTGATCCTGGTTACGGTGGTTATCCTTTGGCTGGAATCAGGAACAACAAAGAAAAACAAGTATTATCAAACATCCAACAGTTACCGGGAGCCTGCTATTTTGGAACTGGGTAAATGGAAGCCCTATGCACTGGGTTTTGTCAGCATTATCTTTGTGATTTCAGTGCTGCTGCCCATTAGCGTGCTTATTTACTGGTCCAACATCGGCATTCGTGCGGGAGCACTTGACGGCAGATTCCTTGGTTTTGTGCTAAACAGTCTCCAGGTTTCAGGTATTGCCGCTGCAATCTGTATACTTTTTGCCATGCCGGTGGTTTATCTGAAATCACGGTACCCTTCACTGATTTCCGGTTTAATTGACCGCTTTAGCTATGCCGGGTATGCTCTGCCCGGAGTAATCGTTGCCCTGGGCTTTATTTTCATCTTCAACAATCATATTCCCGTGCTTTACCGCACCATCTATATGCTGGCGCTGGCTTTTGTGGTTCGCTTTTTGCCTCAGGCTATGCAGTCCGGGGAAGCCTCTTTAAGCCTTGTTTCCCCCCGCATTGATGAGGCGGCGCGAAGCCTGGGGTATCCTCCCTGGAAGGTAATGCTGAAAGTGATTCTCCCTAACATGCTGCCGGGAGTATTGGCGGGCGGTGCGCTGGTTTTTGTCAGCTCCCTAAAAGAACTGCCTGTGAGCCTGATGCTTAGGCCGGCAGGATTTGATACCCTGGCGGTACGGATTTACTTTGAAGCTCAAGATGGTATTTATCACTTGGCGGCACCTGCGGCTTTGCTGATTATTCTCGTCTCAATTATCCCTCTGCGCTATATGCTGAGCAAATATTAA
- a CDS encoding TAXI family TRAP transporter solute-binding subunit yields the protein MRKKSLWMLLVVAMLVFAVALVGCGDNNNNDNNNNNTGEPGADYPTSLRDLEGMRVGSGPAAGTIGTFGPRFFEVLGIDASIEHGGIGDLVEAQADGLLEANGFAAGIPVSAFREYEVTQGADNVVFIGLDGADRDAILEEWPFFARAVIPADTYDALDADLETVGVWNVAISHKTLDADIVYDMVKAVMENNDAMLDAHAAAIETVPENIEHMSIIPLHPGAIRYFEEEGFTIPDELRPDDSDVEYVSPSTLTIGTASVGGTYYLYGQGWANVAQSALGFGVSVEQTDGPNHNLMNIQDGDFMLGMTTMGPAYEAWYGLEAWTGGIEHTDVRSLFPMYNTYFHWMANK from the coding sequence ATGAGAAAAAAATCATTATGGATGTTACTTGTTGTAGCGATGTTGGTTTTTGCAGTGGCATTGGTTGGTTGTGGTGATAATAACAATAATGATAACAATAACAACAATACCGGTGAGCCCGGTGCGGATTATCCCACATCCCTTCGTGACCTGGAAGGCATGAGAGTAGGTAGCGGTCCTGCCGCCGGAACAATCGGAACTTTCGGTCCCCGTTTCTTTGAAGTATTGGGTATCGACGCAAGTATCGAGCATGGTGGTATCGGTGACCTGGTTGAAGCCCAGGCGGACGGCCTGCTTGAAGCTAATGGTTTTGCAGCCGGTATCCCGGTATCTGCTTTCCGTGAGTACGAAGTGACCCAGGGAGCAGATAACGTTGTCTTTATCGGACTGGATGGTGCAGACCGCGATGCCATTCTGGAAGAGTGGCCTTTCTTTGCCAGAGCTGTAATTCCCGCCGACACTTATGATGCGCTGGATGCAGATTTGGAAACTGTTGGCGTTTGGAACGTAGCCATCAGTCATAAGACTCTGGATGCGGACATCGTATACGATATGGTTAAGGCTGTTATGGAAAACAATGATGCAATGCTGGATGCCCACGCAGCAGCTATTGAAACAGTGCCTGAAAACATCGAGCATATGAGTATTATTCCCCTGCATCCAGGTGCGATCCGTTACTTTGAAGAAGAAGGCTTCACCATTCCCGATGAGCTGAGACCTGATGACTCAGACGTAGAATACGTTTCTCCCTCTACTTTGACCATTGGTACTGCCTCAGTTGGCGGCACTTACTACCTGTATGGTCAGGGCTGGGCTAACGTTGCTCAGAGTGCTCTTGGTTTCGGTGTATCAGTAGAACAGACCGACGGTCCGAACCACAACCTGATGAACATTCAAGACGGCGACTTCATGTTGGGTATGACCACCATGGGCCCCGCCTATGAAGCATGGTATGGCCTGGAAGCATGGACCGGTGGCATTGAGCATACTGACGTTCGTTCCCTGTTCCCCATGTACAACACCTATTTCCACTGGATGGCTAATAAGTAA
- the hemZ gene encoding coproporphyrinogen dehydrogenase HemZ, which produces MYNTGEVFSVTNKPWGRMVGVRPAKQLHTLLDKGFDYEAAFEYMHSKHGISKEKFDLLWRVAEVERPILSESSRPGLFSVYVGIPFCPTRCLYCSFPSHSLKELGKLRGQFVDTLLWEIEETAKMAAKYKLNPYTVYVGGGTPTALSPTDLKRVLSALREAFPGVLREFTVEAGRADTLTDEHLAVLSHHQVSRVSVNPQTMHGKTLELIGRCHSAEDVDRAARKVKQAKIPVLNMDLIVGLPGEDALMVRESMEQIMALAPENITLHVFSPKRASRFSEDRRQFTLPADAEVAAIHRMATEMLEKKYKPYYLYRQRDILGGQENIGFCLPGYECVYNIVMIEERHHIFGLGGGATSKIIRSDGTFMNLSNPKDVRIYIERVKDMVIGRQAELPG; this is translated from the coding sequence ATGTATAATACAGGCGAGGTGTTTTCTGTGACCAATAAACCCTGGGGCCGCATGGTAGGTGTCAGGCCCGCAAAACAACTACATACTCTGCTTGATAAAGGCTTTGACTATGAAGCCGCATTTGAATATATGCACAGCAAGCATGGAATCAGCAAAGAAAAGTTCGACCTGTTGTGGCGGGTGGCGGAGGTGGAGCGGCCCATCCTGTCAGAAAGCTCCCGCCCCGGTTTGTTTAGCGTTTATGTGGGCATTCCATTTTGTCCGACACGCTGCTTGTACTGCTCCTTTCCCTCCCACTCTTTAAAAGAACTGGGAAAACTGCGGGGCCAATTTGTGGACACCCTGTTGTGGGAAATTGAAGAAACCGCCAAAATGGCGGCTAAGTATAAATTGAATCCCTACACTGTTTATGTAGGCGGCGGCACACCTACCGCTCTCTCCCCTACGGATTTAAAGCGGGTATTGTCGGCGCTGCGGGAAGCATTTCCCGGCGTCTTGCGGGAATTCACGGTGGAGGCCGGCAGAGCCGACACCCTGACCGATGAACACTTGGCGGTTTTAAGCCACCATCAGGTGAGCCGGGTTAGCGTTAATCCGCAGACCATGCATGGTAAAACTCTGGAGTTAATTGGCCGCTGCCACAGTGCAGAGGATGTGGACCGGGCTGCAAGAAAGGTTAAACAGGCAAAAATCCCGGTGCTGAATATGGATTTAATTGTGGGGCTTCCCGGCGAGGATGCCCTGATGGTAAGAGAAAGCATGGAGCAAATCATGGCCCTTGCTCCGGAAAACATTACCCTGCATGTCTTCTCACCTAAGCGGGCCTCCCGCTTCAGTGAAGACCGTCGGCAATTTACGTTGCCCGCTGATGCTGAAGTGGCGGCTATCCACCGCATGGCCACAGAGATGCTGGAAAAAAAATATAAGCCGTATTACCTGTACCGCCAACGGGACATCCTTGGCGGACAGGAGAATATCGGCTTTTGCCTACCGGGATATGAATGTGTCTATAATATCGTCATGATTGAAGAGCGCCACCACATCTTCGGTCTGGGCGGCGGCGCCACAAGCAAAATCATCCGGTCCGACGGCACGTTCATGAACCTTTCCAACCCCAAAGACGTCCGCATCTACATAGAACGGGTTAAAGATATGGTCATCGGCCGCCAGGCTGAACTGCCGGGCTAA